The stretch of DNA TCGTATGCCAACACTAGATCCCATAAGGAGAGTAGCTGTTCTGGAGGAAGATGACCGCTGAAAGCACGCATTATCCATTTTATTACGAGTCTCAAgctagaaaaaaaataaaatataaataaaagaatagttaaacatcatttatgctaataaaaattttgattacaATATCGCATATGATTCAAAATGTTCCTTTTTAGTTAAATCTTTAATCATCGACAATatgacatcatcatcatcagttggcgctacagcccttcgtgagccttgacctgcttcaaaacattcttccatccttccctatcgagtgtctgtcttctccagcccctcactccaatctccctcagatctgcctgtacatcgtccagatatctgagtttaggtcgcccccttcttcttcttccgaccggcctgtttagcatagttattttagtgggatcactctcatccatccgcataacgtggcccacccaccttgggcggtttattttgatggtcttcacaatatctgcatgaccaagttcaaagttatatcgccttctccacagacatATGACAtcactttttaattttaaataacttttattatGTTCAACAAATGTTTCTAAACCTCTTTTCCCATGGTTCTTAACACGTGgtaatcaaatatttaagtaattttacattattttttttattaacagtcAAAACGTCACCCTGTTGTAATAAATTAAAGTGGAATTACTTATTTTTCAGGATTCACTGATGACGGTCTGATAAGACTGAAAACGTATTGATATTTCAACTAATctttttggataattttaaaatttaaatataccaTTGCAAAAGACGTTCTTATGCCGTCTTTTTTTATAAGTAATTTTCTCTTTTCTCTCTTATCTTAAATAATTCTTTTATTCATACATTTATATTATCTTTGCTTTACtaacaattttaataaacatttggaACTAAAAGTAGttatattaaagaagaaataataattagATAACTTACGGAGGAACGTGGTATTTCCTGAAATGATTCCACAGCAGTGGATCGAAACACTGAAGCAGTTTCTCGAATAGCAGGCAAAGAGCCACCACACCTTGAGAATTTCCACAAACTCTGTGCAATCTATGCCAATATCTCAGGTAGAATGCTCTAAACGAAAAGTACAAATGAACGGGATCGTCGTAAATGTAACAAAATGGAGCAGCTAAAAATAAGGTAATACGTATTTAAAAACTTACCTACttacaaaaaaacataaatattgaaCATTCAGGGTGGCCAAACGAAAATGAAACAGAGGTATTATCCGGAACTGCGACAAAATTTTTGATTGCAGCACGTTGGTTTTTGGTTAAAGGGGTACACATTTTTCTAGTATTTTCGATTATTTTCCTTTGACCACTAAACCATGGCACATTATTACGAATTGCTGAAAACCTGGCCAAAATTCTAAATGTAAGTATATCAATTTGACTATGAGTGTGTACTATACGATTTTTAACCTTGCGAATTACAAATTTGacgtcaaaattaaaaaattcaaaatggcTAATCCAATATGGTGgaccaaatttaatatatttctgatTATTTGGACATAAATAGGTATAAGGTATAGGTATCTTACTGTAAAGTTTTTAAGGTCGCTGATTACGAATTTAATGTCATAATTGAAAAATTCAAAATGGCGAATCCAATATGGCGGATCAAATTTcataaaatttgaaataattggGCATTCATTGGTACTAGAAGGTACTCTGCCGTAAGAAACTCTCTGATTTTTTAAATAGCAGTAGGGTCTAATAAGATATGGTTTTAAAGCACTTACATTTCCCAATACATTAGTTTTTCTTAATTtaactttttaatctaactttttAGATTGTATTTACCAGCTTAATTAGTTGATTAAGTAGGAAAATGGTTTAGCTTTTAATTTCATTCTACtcatagtttttttttgtcaaatttgtCACACTAAGCAAATATTATGATACGAACACATAAATATAGTGAAATTAGAGGATTGTAGAATACACATGTCAGTAGGAATTATGTTTTGGAGTTGTTAAAAACATCAGCAAACTAGGAATGTAGGTAATAAAGAACGGTACTATATTAACTAAAGGGCCTGCAGTTAATAGCGCTAGTGAAGTTGCAATGTTAAAACCTGTTCACCTATATCCTATGTTAAATATAAGGCAATTAGCAGCTGTATCTCGAATCAACCTTAACAAGAGCGTCAAAGCCATTTTGAATTAAACAAATTCCAtccatttaaaatacatttagcGCAGATACTTAATGTGCATAATTATGACCGTCGTTTACACTTTTgtttgcaaccgatgaggaagatataaattatatgaatcgaaaattatttgaggaatatgccaaatgggggcttactgtaaacataagcaaaacagaatatttaaaaattggaaaaaataccacagatctgaggcttgaaaacgcagtcataaaaggctgcaaccagtataaatatctaggaagcatcatatgagcagatggcagagttaagatagatgtacaaaaccgaataacccaagggaaaaaatgcatccgaatactgaattcattattgtggtctaataaaataaagatgcataccaaacttcgcatatacagagcaattgtagaaccaattaccacatatggtgccgaatgttggacgatgacaaagaatgaacgagataaagtagacgttgtggaaatggattatcttagaagatcatgtcgagtatcgagaatggaaagaatcaggaatgaggaaatacgaaaccgtacaggaattagagatactctttcagatagaatacaaggaaggcaattacaatggtatggtcacgtgatgagaatggaggaggagcggtggccaaagaaagccttaatgtatgttccgccagataGAAGGAAAAGGgtaagaccaccaaattcctggagaagataaattacaaaaacaatgcaatctagaggcttagaagagggagattggagagataggaaaagatggaggctgaaatgcgggaagtggcaatcgccgtaggacccccgttatatgatgatggtTTACACTTTTGTGAAATAATGAGTGAGAGAGCAGTGATCGCACCACAGTTTCTCTTTAATATCTGTTTTTCCGATGAATGCACTTTTTTCGTAAACGAAACTGTAAATCGTCACAACTGCTGTTATTAATCTGGTTCAAACCCCAGCGCTTTCCACGAAGTACATAcgcagcagccacaaaaattaaatgtataaaCTGGAATTTTCGCTGATCGATTGGTGGGACcattttttaacattaattttactGTGACTGATATTATTGAAAATGATTAACAATATGATAAACAGCATTTGACTTTTCAACAAGACGGTGCCCGCCGCATTATGCTTTACTTAGACCAGCATTTTCCACGGCATTAGATTAGGAGAAAAGGCAGAAACTACTGGCCTCCTAGGTCACCAGATTTCTCCCCTGGATTTCTTTTTATGGAGGCACCTAAAAAGTAAAATCTACATAACACCACCAGCATCTTTAGAAGATTTACGTCAACAAATGCCGACGAATCCCTCCGCAAATGCTTCGGAATGTGAGAGAATCAGCTAAAAACATTGatcttaaaatgtattttttttttaaataaatcaaactATTGTACCGAATTTAAAAATTTGTGACTAATGTATAGGGAATTGCAAATGATGTCTTATTTGACCCCATTGAcattaaaaaacaggtatgtttcCCTTTAACCAAAAATCGAAGTGTTCCTGCATTTTCCAAAATCGTTGTCGCAGTTCCTGATAATGCCTCTTTTCGTTTTCGTCTCGCCACCAGTTTCTACCATAAAAACGTATACTAGCTACAAATAGAGTAAACATTTTAAGTAAAGTTGCTTTTCTCAAAGAAGTAAATTTAAACTTTGTTTACTTACCATACATGGAAAATCCATGAAAAGGAATAACTCCACTTGGAGGAAAAACTATAGTAGTATTAGTGCTTTCCGGTGTGCCTGTTTTTCCCTTTATGACTACTTGCATAAAAGCGGGTTGTGTAGGAAGGTTCTTTAAAATTTCTGAATCTCTTGAAAAACATAGCATTAcctaaaaatgtaatttaaaatataaggcaagggcttgaaaaattaaaatacactAAATCTCCTAGAAAACATTCAAACAATTAAATTTGCAACGTGTTTATAGAAATCCTTAACCTGAAGAACTTAAATATGAAGGAGGTAATAATTATGTTTCAattgttattaataataacattTGAAAAGGAGCAACTGTTATATATTTCGAAAAGATTCTGTACAGATTCGGGTTTTAAAATAagtcaagcaagcaagcaagttAATTTAATCCAGCCTGTGAGACTTATACACCCCTTAAGAATAACACTCGGGTGTTATAATTCATCACTCCACCGCGCCCCAATGCTCTAGACCAGTGATTCCCAACCTGGGGGCGATCGCCCCCCGGGGGGCGATTTGAGATATTCAGGGGGGCGATAGAGCGAAGGGGGCCATATGGGGGGCGACAGAGAAAAGGGGGCGATAAGGGGGGCGTTTAGCATCCGGAAAACGAGAAATTGGTAATTgagaaaaataagaatagagaaaaaatacaatactttcgatcggatatccatagcataataaaaagtaaatatatgtataccaatgcaggtaataataacacaaacatctcgTCTAGTCACAGATCTTATCGAACACGAGGCGTCACAATATTAGAATCATTATTAGTCACAATGTTAGAATTTGGACAGAGACGTCGACGCGtggcaatataattatttattgagaattgcgggatagtgtttttattctttgccttctcAATAAGTTGTAATTAATTACTCTTTTGTTTTGCTCTCAAAATGTCAGCACCTAAAAAAAGTGCCGGCAGTACCCAACGGAGTATTTGAAATATGGATTCATTGAATTGCCAGGGAATAAGAATCTACCATTGTGTCTCATTTGTGCAAAATCTTTGTCAAACGAATCCATGAAGCCGCCTCGTCTTATGGATCACTTGAAGAGGATTCATTCAGATAAGTCAGACAGACCCGTCCAATATTTTGCGGTGAGTAAAAGTCTTTTGTTTGTAGGATCTATTTTTTCCATGTACAGTTACAATCATTGAATAGTTTACAGACTTACGTATCTAGGagcctattttttaaatttttaccccGTTTAAACGCACCTTTTACGTCAAAAGTATTGCAATGtaaaaattaaagtgtaaacTATTTAGTGACCGTAACTGTACCTATcaacatattataattatttttactttctattacCAAAAGTCAGACTGAAAGAAAaccttttttaaactttattaccattacttataataattaaagtGAATGTGTATTTCTTTCGTTTACAGGAGCTCAAGGCAAAAGTATGAAAGGCGAGTTACTGTTGGGCCATTGATTGCAAAAGCTACCAAGAAAAACGACAAGGGTTTACTTGCTTCCTACAAGGTATCATTCTTAATAGCAAAAAGTGGCAAGCCGCACACAATTGGAGAAGAACTCATCCTTCCAGCTGTCAACGAGATAGTTGATACTATGTTGGGACCCAGTCAGGCCAGCCAAGTAACAGATGCAGTTCCTCTCAGCAATAATACTGTCTCCAGAAGGATTGTAGTATTCATAACTGGTGAAACCTGTCTAAGGGGGCGATCATgggaaaaaggttgggaaccactgctctagaccatccctttccccccctatagtactctgatgcgcgatagaggCACAAGAACTCCCAACACGATATCCTATCCCGATCAAAGCAGGTTAGCGTAAGGCGCTCTTTTCCTGCTATCTCTGGTGACTTATCATCGAATCTGAAATGCTTGCTTGCCTACTTGCTCGGGCCCCAAGTCTCCGCACCGTGTTCGGCGACTTGGCGCTCGAGGATGGACGCTCGTGTCCGGGTTTagggttttttgttaatttttgttagtagttttgtaatttttttgtgaCCGAAGCCGTTTTTTAACCCTAGAACCACACGGTTACGTCAGATCCGACATCGAGTCTGACATTTTATGCGTATGGTAGGCGTCTACTGCCGTCTAGTACCCAAGTACCCTCCTAAGTAGTCGTTCTCTTGATGCCCACGAATTAAGGTGAGTCAAACGTTTTTCGTTCGGATTTTATTACGCGTTGATGTCGGATAAAAACGTTACCGTGTGgtttacgtaatatttttttttagaaaatggaATTTAATCAAAGATATTTATCTAAAAAGGAGATTTTGGAAGAGATTTCTAAAATGGAAGATGAAGAAAGCGATTCATCCATAGATGGCAGTGTAAGTGAAATTGAGGACAATATTTTATCGGATCATGACTGAGGATATCGAGTATGTACCCTCTGACTGTGACCAAAATGACGAAGATATGGACGTACCTTTAGCAAATGAACCACTAGATGAGAGAAACTTTTTTTGGGTACAGACAATGAAACAATTTGGACTGACATTCCATTAAGTAGTATACACTCTCGAACTCTTTCGAGAAATATTATTACCCACCTTCCAGGAGCAAAGGGTAAAGCCAAAGGTCTTACTgacgaaataaatatttttaatctttttataaCATATGAGATGATTGAACTGATTGTCCAATATACTAATGAAGAAATTGAGAGAAAATCATCGTCATATAATTCAGAACAGTCTTACATATCTTCAACAGATGTTACAGAAATAAAGTCGATTATTGACTTGCTATATTTGCTTGGTGCACTAAAAAATTCAGGCGTAACATTACTGTATGTGTTTTCTCCAGTTTTTGGTCCCAGATTATTTCGTTGCGCCATGAACAAAAATCGTTTTGAGTTTTTGTTGAGAGTGCTCCGCTTTGATTCTAAGATCACGAGGGAACAACGAAGGAGAACAGATAAATCTGCTCCATTCAGAGAATTCTGGAGTTTATTCGAGAGTAATTGCAGAAAAAATTACACTCCATCGGAGTATATAACCGTGGACGAGACTTTGTTAAGCTTTAGGGGGAGATGCCCGTTTAAAATGTATATACCAAGTAAACCAGATAAGTATGGACTCAAAATTATTTCTCTTTGTGATGCAAGAACATTCTATTTCTATGGAGGAATTCCTTACGTTGGCAAAGAGAACAGACCACAAAGTGACCTGCTGTTACCAACTCAATATGTTCTAAAGCTGGTAGAACCCATCAAGAACTCAAACAGAAACGTTACCACCGACAACTGGTTTTCGTCTTGTCAACTGTCTGAGGAACTTAGGAAGGATAATCTAACTTTAGTAGGCACCCTTCGAAAAAATAAGAGGGAGATTCCTAAATCCTTTATTGACACAAAAGGGATTCCTACTGAGTCATCACGATTTTTGTACAGTCCAGATAAAATGTTGGTATCCTATGTAcctaagaaaattaaaaatgtagtTCTGATCTCGTCAATGCGTTCTACTGGAGACGTAAATCAAATTTCCAATAAACCTGATATTATAGAATTCTACAAGCTCTGTCATTCAAAGACCACCAAAAGAAAATCCAACCGATGGCCTATGAGGTACTTTTTTGGAGTTCTTGACGCTGCTACTGTGAATGCTTTTGTAATTTATAAACTGAATGTAGATACACCTGTTTCGAGATCTcgatttttaaaaaacttatcgCTCACCTTATCGGCTACTCACATGAAGCGAAGAATTCAAAATTTGAGAATTGCAGTTGCCCTAAAGACGCAAATATCTATATTGCTAGATAAAGATGTCCCTTCTGCTACAAATATAGCTGCTGTCGCTCAACAAGGAAGCTCAAAAAGACCAGGATTGTGTGCCTTCTGTGATCGGAGAAAGAGAAGGAGAGGAAATTACAGTTGTGCCCATTGTAATAAAAGTGTGTGTGGTGAGCACAAACGAATTGTTTGCCCCCAgcattataattaattaataaaatttttgtaattttttattttgtttaatcgtttttgttgtttttttgttccattttctAACTTGGAATATCAagaattgtattacttttttaaatCGTTTATGTACTtctaatgtattttataattttttttatatatcaaataaacgtattttttactAAAATCTATTATGAGTTTGGTTATTTAGTTTACAATTGTCTGTTTTGTACATTAAAGTAACAACgtagaaaaatataattatttctaAACAGTTGGGACTGTGATCAATGAACCGAGTATACCATCGATTATTGACGTCATAAAATTCATGATGTGCTTTGAGATATGTTTCAATCGAAGTGTACGCTGTTTGttttattcaaattattaaatactttcaaaaatacttatcCACATGCATAATAAACAAACCTGATAGAGTACATcttcaaatacaaaatattgaTCATCGTTAGAGGCTGTTAAAGTTATATCCTTAATGATGAGTTTATCGATCATCAAATCATACTGTAGTACGTGCTCTTTTAGGGATTGGAAATACGCGTATtcctaaaaaagaaaatattacttATAGTTATGTGTTATGAATATTATTGAAAGTATTtgcattatataaaaatatttcttacATATTCCTTAACCTCGGATCCTAACAGTAAACTCCATATTCTGGCTCGTAAGCATCTCGGACATCCCTTTTTTAAGAACTCTTGTGCTATTGGGGCATAATTTTTAAGTAACACTTTTTCTCCTAAGTGTATTCTTTCTTCTTCGAATTGTGCAAAACTGTGGGTTATTACTAGCGAATTAGTAGCTGTTAATATTTGTTCCCCTCGTGAAAGCTCCGAATAAAAACTTCTCTAAAACAATACACActgttacttttattttttaaagaacaaGGACTAATAAAATAGATGGTTATTTTAATTAGGTATAATACTAGTTTAAATTTCATGTCGtgattttcatcatcatcatataacgggggtcctacggcgattgccgcttcccgcatttcagcctccatcttttcctatctctccaatctccctcttctaagcctctagattgcattgtttttgtaatttttcttctccaggaatttggtggtcttccccttttccttctttctggcggaacatacattaaggctttctttggccaccgctcctcctccattctcatcacgtgaccataccattgtaattgccttccttgtattctatctgaaagagtatctctaattcctgtacggtttcgtatttcctcattcctgattctttccattctcgatactcgacatgaccttctaagataatctatttccacaacgtctactttatctcgtttaTTCTTTGTCAttgtccaacattcggcaccatatgtggtaattggttctacaattgctctgtatacgcgaagtttggtatacatctttattttattagaccacagtaatgaattcagtattcggatgcattttttcccttgggttattcggttttgtacatctatcttaactctgccatctgctaatatgatgcttcctagatatttatactggttgcagccttttatgactgcgttttcaagcctcagatctgtggtatttcctccaatttttaaatattctgttttgcttatgtttacagtaagcccccatttggcatattcctcaaataattttcgattcatataatttatatcttcctcatcggttgcaaccaccacctgatcatctgcaaacaacaatgtatacagagtttcttgtcccacttcgatgctcATATTTAtcacatttatttctccaattcctcaatgcttcttggacgtatattttaaagagtgtcggtgacaaacagcatccttgctttaggccctttagtgactttaaattcatttgaggttctggttccaatttttacacaactaactgcattttcgtacaatttatatatccctcggatatacgtcgaatccaatccggacctttcgaggacctcaaacattttcgtgattttaactttttaaatttaccacacttttttatgtaatataagACCCGGATTGGACCcgatttatttatgtaaaattatgtgggtatatgattttttttataaataaaatgaagttATGCAAATACTTTGATTTTTGGAATGTCTTACAAAGAAATAGGCTATACTGTCAAATAACATTACATATTTTTACACCTTGTAACTCTCTAGGTATAGACCATTGTTTCGTAATGAACCATAACCCGTTTCGCAGTAAAAATATAGTTAGCAAGTGGTAGAGAAGGCTTAATAAAATTGTCataattaaaaactaaatttttagggaaaaaaaaacagaaaaaatcaaATAATGGTTAATATATTGGATATTTTGACAAGTTGTATCCAAAAGTAAGCTTCTTGATTATTCATTCGGCTTGTCAAGGCATAGTTAGGAGTTAAATAGGGACAATTTCAGGTTTTAAACACCAAAAATTCTACAACATAAAACACAATGA from Diabrotica undecimpunctata isolate CICGRU chromosome 4, icDiaUnde3, whole genome shotgun sequence encodes:
- the LOC140438438 gene encoding TBC1 domain family member 19 gives rise to the protein MQENGLEAELKNTIYRFVKSKKRESNTYDAFFRKCQIHWDKRIHKSLNSMCNELGISLAKPRTTNDKEEILSKWTELSNYEVNIQKYRPVYAPKDFLEVLLNLKGPIDEKSSEGSTGWQFSQIPLKVKNLGDLRSFYSELSRGEQILTATNSLVITHSFAQFEEERIHLGEKVLLKNYAPIAQEFLKKGCPRCLRARIWSLLLGSEVKEYEYAYFQSLKEHVLQYDLMIDKLIIKDITLTASNDDQYFVFEDVLYQVMLCFSRDSEILKNLPTQPAFMQVVIKGKTGTPESTNTTIVFPPSGVIPFHGFSMYAAPFCYIYDDPVHLYFSFRAFYLRYWHRLHRVCGNSQGVVALCLLFEKLLQCFDPLLWNHFRKYHVPPLRLVIKWIMRAFSGHLPPEQLLSLWDLVLAYDSLEIISLLAVVILIFRRDNLLKVTTLQNIEAVLADLSSIAVIPLLQMALMKDL